In Hirundo rustica isolate bHirRus1 chromosome 2, bHirRus1.pri.v3, whole genome shotgun sequence, one genomic interval encodes:
- the SON gene encoding protein SON isoform X2, translated as MESLPVAAAGAAPQPAMASDGAKVEGQPNGDTIPAEQAGPSEASGAAGSCQSDQIVQKVEEVLSGALGTELQCNPDVDKNTVKNSTQSTKRSSTGEDEIPRKKAKKNKKHKSKKKKKKKKKRKKEKKHKKQPKESKLSAPAGVQPAPHLMPEQSSSQLNVQHGVFADANLAGQVQPELCSKPTEGLDNQALGLVSHSVTDSQQSTENLGSGEGTLCATNPPFNLESIQSNIPENTSLDQTRICTSEEQIQQSHENIYPVAVNASVVDTGNYTWSSIPSGIASKSEIQKDPVESLRGTEVTLKSQGIGEIKASDAALEPETMEVLTYSEASYQSVSQRAAQGLETASECVSLASGVTTTTPANWAHPSAVTVAHVAVAGQEVKIPETTEKSVHMENVRSVERYSELGGVSRTLESSLQPSVISGSVSVTQGSPVEACSVLKADVPLQHPLTVSAATPVEMHVEMQSAKTPPGPGAVGKMKAMEPAMGTVKALETAMEPVGVVAKDVTAAHESLQGKNVESTTSSATALGASGMFHLHGVLTETRSVDRTQGSALSAGLTGVNVVAEAKGLRATSEPTPVVQTFVPQAASEVQMAEGFRSPRAKDSEGTSLLRESRPEGESHVRGLAPALPLQKENTQGPGGDLRPVAVVEAKTFATASVSLQVEGVKASEEAMHCGTVASPRLPALERTPEPMVACESVEPVRAAEASAGVMPWQATAEREPLCASQTESSVIAQAQVTTHTGTSQTEVLRERKDSEHAPEAETRSREAILEPVQTSEISSKSIQEQIVGHSAAVLESLPRVEENSMTSGVPAELTDVQTQGSAVEREIAARRTSTQINEPSEMEKAKCLEPTSEAGGVRWLESTKESAAVEVKGSGTGEELEVPMGDASAAVPEYLHAEKQQELQVVLEAKTAAEWKSSEEAPEILGASEIKPAEAVPKPGDVKGLETTLEREVTAEVHYAEGVQSQQVEDMVIEKEDVEQAQTSEPLAAETVFSSSHATEEEVAAGTSVAETQDLETAPRTDVERKEAEAAVGLEAETKDLEAAPVPDTDAEAGPEPIEEGQLEDTPEAEDVKEATPEEDSEKRDSETSDVQPDVAARMKETLMRLENVIEKSSHRTSEKKHDSKKQKRSRSKSQSRSRKRKKKSRSRSTSRRLTSKRARSRSRNYSVSRKKHSKSRSRSVEKRERRVSSRRSRRRRSRSSDRYRSKSRSAEKRLSRRRRSRSSDHYRSKSRSVEKRLSSRRSRRRRSRSSDHYRSKSRSAEKRLSSRRSGRRRSRSSDRYRSKSRSADKRLSSRRSGRRRSRSSDRYRSKSRSAEKRLSSRRSGRRRSRSSDRYRSKSRSAEKRLSSRRSGRRRSRSSDRYRSKSRSVEKRLSSWRSRRRHSRSSDRSKSRSRSSEKGGGKEYSWRFRHRSGSSDRSKSRSRSVEKRGRKASVRRSKRQRSKSSDRYKSRSRSVEKRDRKQSSRKSKRQRSKSSDRYKSRSKSVEKKKESSRKSKRRRSKSSERYKSRSRSVEKKRKESSKKSKRKRSKSSDSVKSRSKSVEKKDKLSSAKSSSKHVESSELQESAKGLDKDVPQSSFGSEDKSSNGPTSAALSDEGVNGPVLPPSFGGGFSKTSENLEESSSSAEKADLQHSATSEFDASETPDDQELRSTSVEKTQDSELPVTSENGSTEKAAALESSLLPELPYSTSKSRSSSVEKRGDLETSSVAEFHLSASREDESRTAPLKEVEGPELPPGLKRDMEVQSSSRLSEDGVSNLSDGHESRHIPEHEPSQLADSPGAVEAQRPFLPPEMIRPVIPDGYESGQMQEPSLASDSGRFMSPDGHGSGSSFAAPIEEHPLSAGESFKSPHGNEQRFLSVEKVKTPDVSLTSVCGSVEVSADLISVSSFEVHESRSSVDKGLDGPTLPQVLEVDCSRSSEMHESRYLTGKIDGAGSLVMSKSGIPICHDGHKTKYNSFEQTESAELSVASELRCSIFPEGYKLTSAAAEKVEIQKPPLSLESGFSVSADGCDSVSTPEKLQPPVTAVASEGGILLLPDNHELRPIPAEKAEVLNSSELKHLASPDGYKLRSAYSEETQVHEPFLILEGRCSVASDGHELASTPLERAQEPSQVSENEYTIGLDGPELTSTPAEKAELRKLYQMPEERCMESIEGRDLRSPSAEKTQVQQPALLSENDHAVSWVGQEVSCSSSEKAEMQEEAVVPDSAVSSGDHRLSSFLAGRPEVQECSLLPENEHAESSEGQEVMASPAEKEVQEPSPTPGSEYSIFRQGQVLQSGLTESIAVQEPVLVPDNQYASSPKGQELLCAYTEKAEVQECSLLSENEYDASPERHHLGSSPVEKEDLEEHSEASESESSISTDSQEVQSAVAGKPEVQELSSEGECPMTPEGQELQSSPAERVVAREPSLTSEHALSPEEYRSRLARAEKTEGVDSALTAEHDHLLFESQEVSFTSVQKADVRDHSPTPENEHGASPDGQELTFTTVGRVDCVEPLALNDRASMSPDDSDLKSIPVEKLDHAMPSFMPEERPVSPDNCSVRSGPGEETGDLERSSRSERRYSTSSYQEGHEPKSPMEEEGLESSVTSEHRRSVSPEDHDQKSIADEETDDLERRSTSPDEHESRSSEEAEELEQPLTTERRSSESSDEHESRSTTGEEAEDAETSLAAERRDSISSDDRESAAGEDVEDGEPSTTERRHSTSSDDRESRSTADEEAEDLTAEHRSVSPDGRESRSTVGEEAEDQELSLTAERRHSTSSDEQESRSTAGEDAEDVEPSSAAEQRDSTSSDEQESRSTAGEEAEDVEPLTAEHRRSASPDGAESRSTTAEEEGEDAEPSLTAEQRESTSSDEHESESSSGEEEGDDAEPSLADEEKQDSMPLEQSEEQDSSLVPESRRSESSEREKSRSKSVDKASDKESPQRSVSRHSKSPARQKSRSTSVEKPADKESVRRYRRRCSRSSAHQRSQSTSVEKTVDKESSRRSRRRRSRSAARQRSQSKSVEKAADKESSRRSRSRRSRSSQRRSKRYDTDSRSRRNRSRSATRRRASRSRSSSLSRSRHRRRSRSRSASRRRRSLSRDRRKRSQRNRSRSTDRRRRRSDSRDRRISLRLRSRSRTPLRQRRSRSRGRRRSSSRSPIRLRRSRSSGRRRYSRSPDRRRSRSSDFSSRSPKRLTDLDKAQLLEIAKANAAAMCAKSGVPLPPSLMPLLSQKKDDKANQKSSRDTLKELTEKCKKIAQSTDDVIVNKPHVSDEEEEERPFYNHPFKLSEPKPIFFNLSTPSIKPAPPPQPKNQVILSKEFPVSSGSQHRKKEADSVYGEWVPVDKNGKDDGKDDVFPKPAIECVDITTAMNDRAMAQKRLNENSFDLEAMCMLNRAQEQIDAWAQSNSIPGQFTGSTGAQILSSDELTNSGPQAWIRKDQFLRAAPVTGGMGAQLMRKMGWREGEGLGKNKEGSVEPIMVDFKTDRKGLVAVGEKAQKRSGHYVVMKDLSGKHPVSALMEICNKRRWTPPEFVLVDDSGPDHRKHFIFKVRVNGNEYRPTFASLNKKHAKATAATAALQAMGLVPKESMVNTTMFRSASHR; from the exons ATGTAGacaaaaatactgtgaaaaataGTACTCAGTCTACAAAAAGGAGCTCTACTGGTGAAGATGAAATTCctaggaaaaaagcaaagaaaaacaagaagcacaaaagcaagaagaagaagaaaaagaagaagaaaaggaagaaagagaaaaagcataaaaagcAACCAAAGGAATCCAAGTTGAGTGCACCTGCAGGCGTGCAGCCAGCTCCTCATTTGATGCCAGAGCAGTCCAGCTCCCAACTGAATGTACAGCATGGAGTGTTTGCAGATGCAAACCTGGCTGGCCAGGTGCAGCCAGAACTGTGCTCAAAACCAACCGAGGGGCTTGATAATCAAGCTTTAGGACTCGTTTCCCATTCAGTGACTGATTCTCAGCAATCTACAGAAAATCTTGGAAGTGGGGAGGGGACTTTGTGTGCAACAAATCCTCCATTCAATTTAGAAAGCATCCAGTCTAATATCCCAGAAAATACTAGTCTAGATCAAACTAGAATTTGCACTAGCGAAGAACAAATTCAGCAGtcccatgaaaatatttatcctGTAGCTGTTAATGCCAGTGTTGTTGATACTGGAAATTATACTTGGTCCAGCATCCCATCTGGAATTGCCAGTAAATCTGAGATTCAAAAAGATCCAGTAGAATCACTAAGAGGTACAGAAGTCACACTGAAATCTCAAGGCATTGGGGAAATAAAAGCTTCAGATGCAGCTCTTGAGCCTGAGACCATGGAGGTGCTGACTTATTCAGAAGCATCTTATCAGTCTGTGTCTcagagggcagcacaggggtTGGAAACAGCTTCAGAATGCGTGTCCTTGGCAAGTGGTGTGACAACAACTACACCTGCAAATTGGGCTCATCCAAGTGCTGTGACTGTAGCTCACGTGGCTGTGGCTGGGCAAGAAGTGAAAATTCcagaaacaactgaaaaatcTGTGCACATGGAAAATGTGAGAAGTGTGGAGAGATATTCAGAACTGGGGGGCGTGAGCAGAACTTTGGAGTCATCCCTGCAACCCTCAGTTATATCTGGGAGTGTGAGCGTGACACAGGGCAGCCCCGTGGAGGCTTGCAGTGTTCTGAAAGCAGATGTACCTTTGCAGCATCCTTTGACAGTATCTGCAGCCACCCCTGTGGAAATGCACGTGGAAATGCAAAGTGCCAAAACACCTCCAGGACCAGGAGCTGTTGGAAAAATGAAGGCTATGGAACCAGCCATGGGAACTGTGAAAGCTTTGGAAACAGCCATGGAACCTGTGGGTGTTGTAGCAAAAGATGTCACAGCAGCTCATGAAAGTCTGCAAGGCAAAAATGTGGAAAGTACCACCAGTTCTGCAACAGCGCTGGGTGCATCAGGAATGTTCCACCTACATGGAGTCTTGACAGAAACAAGGAGTGTGGACAGAACCCAGGGATCTGCACTTTCAGCAGGATTGACAGGTGTGAATGTGGTTGCAGAGGCAAAAGGATTAAGGGCGACTTCAGAACCCACCCCAGTTGTACAGACCTTCGTTCCCCAAGCAGCTTCAGAAGTCCAGATGGCAGAGGGTTTTAGAAGTCCACGAGCAAAAGATTCAGAAGGTACGTCATTGCTGAGAGAATCAAGACCTGAGGGTGAATCACACGTAAGAGGTTTGGCACCTGCCCTGCctttgcagaaggaaaacacacaaGGTCCAGGAGGAGACCTGAGACCAGTGGCTGTGGTGGAAGCAAAAACTTTTGCAACAGCTTCAGTGTCCTTGCAGGTGGAAGGTGTGAAAGCTTCAGAAGAAGCTATGCATTGTGGGACTGTTGCAAGTCCAAGACTTCCTGCCTTAGAAAGGACTCCTGAACCTATGGTTGCATGTGAAAGCGTGGAACCAGTTAGAGCGGCTGAGGCGTCGGCAGGGGTGATGCCATGGCAagccacagcagagagagaaCCCCTCTGTGCAAGCCAAACAGAGAGTTCCGTCATCGCACAGGCACAGGTCACGACACACACAGGAACCTCACAAACTGAGGTGCTGAGGGAGAGAAAGGATTCAGAACACGCTCCGGAAGCAGAGACAAGGAGCAGAGAAGCAATCCTAGAACCTGTGCAAACTTCAGAAATCAGTTCAAAATCTATTCAGGAGCAAATAGTAGGTCATTCAGCAGCAGTATTGGAGTCTTTGCCTAGAGTGGAAGAAAACAGTATGACATCAGGAGTACCAGCAGAATTGACGGATGTGCAAACTCAGGGATCTGCTGTAGAACGTGAAATTGCAGCAAGGAGGACCAGCACACAAATAAATGAGCCCTCAGAAATGGAGAAAGCAAAGTGTCTGGAGCCAACATCAGAAGCTGGAGGAGTGAGGTGGTTGGAGAGCACAAAAGAGTCTGCAGCAGTAGAGGTGAAAGGTTCTGGAACAGGTGAAGAGCTTGAGGTACCCATGGGTGATGCTTCAGCAGCTGTTCCAGAATACTTGCACGCTGAAAAGCAACAAGAGCTTCAGGTTGTTCTagaagcaaaaactgctgcAGAATGGAAGAGTTCTGAAGAGGCTCCAGAAATCTTGGGtgcttctgaaataaaacctgctGAAGCAGTTCCAAAACCAGGGGATGTAAAAGGCCTGGAAACCACACTGGAACGTGAAGTGACAGCCGAGGTACATTATGCAGAAGGAGTACAGAGTCAACAGGTGGAGGATATGGTGATTGAGAAGGAAGATGTGGAGCAGGCTCAAACATCTGagcctttggcagcagaaacaGTTTTTAGTTCTTCACATGCTACAGAGGAAGAAGTTGCAGCAGGGACTTCTGTAGCAGAAACACAAGATTTGGAAACAGCTCCTCGAACTGATGTAGAGCgaaaagaagcagaagcagcagtagGGTTGGAGGCAGAGACAAAAGATTTGGAAGCAGCTCCAGTACCTGATACTGATGCAGAAGCAGGTCCAGAACCTATAGAGGAAGGCCAGCTGGAAGACACTCCAGAAGCTGAGGATGTCAAAGAAGCAACTCCAGAAGAGGACTCAGAGAAAAGAGACTCAGAAACATCTGATGTACAACCTGATGTGGCGGCACGAATGAAGGAGACTCTTATGAGGCTTGAGAATGTAATTGAAAAAAGTAGTCATAGAACCAGTGAGAAAAAACATgattcaaagaaacagaaaagaagccGTTCCAAGTCTCAGTCCAGGTCTAGGAAGCGGAAGAAAAAATCAAGGTCACGTTCTACTTCCAGGCGCTTGACCTCTAAAAGAGCACGTTCTAGGAGCAGAAACTATTCAGTTTCCAGAAAAAAGCATTCCAAATCTAGGTCCCGATCtgtggagaagagagagagaagggtgTCTTCCAGGCGGTCCAGGCGCAGACGTTCTAGGTCATCTGACCGGTACAGGTCTAAATCCAGATCAGCAGAAAAGAGATTGTCCAGACGGAGACGTTCCAGGTCTTCTGACCACTACAGGTCTAAATCCAGGTCTGTGGAGAAGCGACTGTCCTCCCGAAGGTCTAGACGCAGACGTTCCAGGTCATCAGACCACTACAGATCCAAGTCCAGGTCAGCGGAAAAGCGGCTGTCCTCCCGAAGGTCCGGGCGCAGACGTTCCAGGTCTTCTGACCGCTACAGATCCAAGTCCAGGTCAGCAGATAAGCGATTGTCCTCCCGAAGGTCCGGGCGCAGACGTTCCAGGTCGTCTGATCGCTACAGATCCAAGTCCAGGTCAGCAGAGAAGCGATTGTCGTCCCGAAGGTCCGGGCGCAGACGTTCCAGGTCATCTGATCGCTACAGATCCAAGTCCAGGTCAGCGGAGAAGCGATTGTCCTCCCGAAGGTCCGGGCGCAGACGTTCCAGGTCGTCCGACCGCTACAGGTCTAAGTCACGGTCAGTGGAAAAGAGATTGTCCTCCTGGCGATCCCGCCGCAGACATTCCAGGTCCTCTGACCGTTCAAAATCTAGATCCAGGTCTTCAGAAAAGGGAGGAGGCAAAGAATACTCCTGGAGGTTCAGACATCGGTCTGGTTCCTCTGATCGTTCAAAATCCAGGTCAAGATCTGTTGAGAAAAGAGGTCGGAAGGCATCTGTACGGAGGTCCAAACGTCAGCGCTCAAAGTCCTCAGATCGCTACAAGTCTCGGTCCAGGTCAGTAGAAAAAAGAGATCGAAAGCAATCATCGCGGAAGTCTAAACGTCAGCGCTCCAAGTCCTCTGACCGGTACAAGTCTAGATCCaaatcagtggaaaaaaagaaggaatccTCACGAAAATCCAAACGTCGACGCTCAAAGTCTTCTGAACGTTACAAGTCTAGATCTAGGTCTGTCGAAAAAAAGCGCAAGGAGTcttcaaaaaaatccaaacgGAAACGTTCCAAGTCCTCTGACAGCGTTAAGTCAAGGTCCAAAtctgtagaaaaaaaagataaattatccTCAGCAAAGTCCAGCAGCAAGCACGTGGAGTCTTCTGAACTTCAGGAGTCAGCCAAAGGTCTTGATAAAGATGTTCCTCAATCTTCTTTTGGAAGTGAAGATAAATCCTCTAATGGTCCTACATCAGCTGCTTTGTCTGATGAAGGAGTAAATGGCCCagtgctgccaccatcatttgGAGGTGGATTTTCCAAAACTTCAGAGAACCTTGAGGAAAGCTCCTCGTCTGCTGAAAAAGCGGATCTGCAGCATTCTGCCACATCTGAATTTGATGCCTCCGAAACCCCAGATGACCAGGAATTGAGATCCACATCTGTGGAAAAAACACAGGATTCAGAGCTGCCTGTAACATCTGAAAATGGATcaactgaaaaagcagcagctctggagtcTTCACTGCTGCCTGAACTTCCATACTCCACATCCAAATCAAGATCCTCATCTGTTGAAAAAAGGGGAGATCTAGAAACTTCTTCAGTAGCAGAATTCCATCTCTCTGCATCCCGTGAAGATGAGTCTCGAACTGCACCTCTCAAAGAAGTAGAAGGTCCAGAGCTTCCTCCAGGACTGAAAAGAGACATGGAAGTTCAGTCATCTTCTCGCCTGTCTGAAGATGGGGTCTCCAACTTGTCTGATGGTCACGAATCACGGCATATCCCTGAACATGAGCCTTCCCAGCTGGCTGACAGCCCTGGAGCAGTGGAAGCTCAGAGGCCTTTCCTGCCACCTGAAATGATCCGCCCTGTCATCCCTGATGGCTATGAGTCAGGCCAGATGCAGGAGCCTTCTCTGGCTTCTGACAGTGGACGCTTCATGTCTCCTGATGGACATGGATCAGGATCCAGCTTTGCTGCACCAATAGAGGAGCATCCATTGTCTGCAGGCGAGTCCTTTAAGTCACCACATGGAAACGAACAAAGATTTTTATCAGTTGAAAAAGTCAAGACTCCAGATGTTTCCCTGACATCTGTGTGTGGTTCTGTTGAGGTGTCTGCTGACCTCATTTCAGTGTCTTCTTTTGAAGTTCATGAGTCCAGATCATCTGTTGACAAAGGTTTAGATGGTCCAACACTTCCACAAGTGCTTGAGGTTGACTGCTCCAGGTCTTCGGAAATGCACGAATCAAGGTACCTAACTGGAAAAATAGACGGTGCAGGATCTTTGGTGATGTCTAAAAGTGGGATCCCCATATGCCACGATGGCCACAAAACAAAGTACAATTCCTTTGAGCAAACAGAGAGTGCAGAGCTGTCGGTGGCATCTGAGCTGCGGTGTTCCATCTTCCCTGAGGGCTATAAATTGacatctgctgcagctgaaaaagTGGAGATCCAGAAGCCTCCTCTCTCACTGGAAAGTGGCTTCTCCGTGTCTGCTGATGGTTGTGACTCGGTGAGCACACCTGAAAAACTACAGCCCCCAGTGACGGCTGTGGCATCAGAAGGTGGGATTCTGCTGTTGCCCGACAATCACGAACTGAGGCCCATCCCTGCGGAAAAAGCAGAGGTGCTGAATTCATCTGAACTGAAACACCTGGCATCCCCTGATGGCTACAAGCTGAGATCTGCCTACAGTGAAGAAACACAGGTGCACGAGCCCTTTCTGATACTGGAAGGCAGGTGTTCTGTGGCCTCCGATGGTCATGAGTTGGCATCCACCCCTCTTGAAAGAGCTCAGGAGCCTTCTCAAGTGTCTGAAAATGAGTACACGATAGGACTTGATGGCCCGGAGTTGACATCGACCCCTGCTGAAAAAGCGGAGCTGCGGAAGCTTTATCAGATGCCTGAAGAAAGATGTATGGAGTCCATCGAGGGCCGGGACCTGCGATCACCCTCTGCTGAAAAGACGCAGGTGCAACAGCCTGCTCTGTTGTCTGAAAATGACCATGCCGTGTCCTGGGTAGGCCAGGAGGTGAGTTGCAGCTCTTCTGAGAAGGCAGAGATGCAGGAAGAGGCTGTGGTTCCTGACAGTGCTGTGTCTTCTGGAGATCACAGATTGTCGTCTTTCTTGGCTGGAAGACCAGAAGTGCAGGAGTGTTCTCTGCTGCCTGAAAATGAACATGCTGAGTCTTCTGAGGGCCAGGAGGTGAtggccagccctgctgagaaggagGTGCAGGAGCCTTCTCCAACACCTGGCAGTGAATATTCCATCTTCCGTCAAGGCCAAGTACTGCAGTCTGGCCTCACTGAAAGCATAGCAGTACAGGAGCCAGTGCTGGTCCCAGACAACCAATACGCCTCATCTCCcaaggggcaggagctgctctgtgcttaCACTGAAAAAGCGGAGGTGCAGGAGTGTTCTTTGCTGTCTGAAAACGAGTACGATGCATCCCCCGAAAGGCATCATTTGGGATCCAGTCCTGTTGAGAAGGAAGACTTGGAGGAACATTCTGAAGCATCTGAAAGTGAAAGTTCAATATCCACCGATAGCCAGGAGGTGCAGTCTGCTGTTGCTGGAAAACCAGAGGTACAGGAGTTGTCCTCTGAAGGTGAATGTCCCATGACCCCTGAAGGTCAGGAGCTGCAGTCCAGCCCTGCTGAAAGAGTAGTAGCCAGGGAACCTTCTCTGACATCTGAACATGCTCTGTCACCTGAAGAGTACAGGTCAAGATTGGCACGTGCTGAGAAAACAGAGGGTGTGGATTCTGCTTTGACAGCTGAACATGACCATCTCCTTTTTGAGAGCCAGGAGGTGAGTTTCACCTCTGTTCAGAAAGCAGATGTGCGGGACCATTCTCCAACACCTGAAAATGAACATGGAGCATCCCCTGACGGGCAGGAGTTAACATTTACCACTGTTGGAAGAGTAGACTGTGTTGAACCTTTGGCACTGAATGACAGAGCCTCGATGTCCCCTGATGACAGTGACTTGAAATCCATCCCGGTTGAAAAACTGGATCATGCGATGCCTTCTTTCATGCCTGAAGAGCGCCCGGTGTCTCCTGATAACTGCAGTGTGAGATCGGGCCCTGGTGAAGAAACGGGGGATCTGGAGCGCTCTTCGAGATCTGAGCGTAGATACTCCACATCCTCCTATCAGGAAGGTCATGAGCCAAAGTCTCCCATGGAGGAGGAGGGTCTGGAGTCCTCTGTGACTTCAGAACATAGACGATCCGTGTCTCCTGAGGACCATGACCAGAAATCTATTGCAGATGAAGAAACTGATGACCTGGAGAGGCGTTCCACTTCCCCTGACGAGCACGAGTCAAGATCTAGTGAAGAAGCAGAGGAACTGGAGCAGCCTTTGACAACAGAACGTCGGAGCTCTGAGTCCTCTGATGAGCACGAGTCAAGGTCAACCACTGGAGAAGAGGCAGAGGATGCAGAGACCTCCTTGGCAGCTGAAAGAAGAGACTCCATATCCTCTGACGACCGTGAGTCTGCTGCAGGGGAAGATGTAGAAGATGGGGAGCCCTCGACCACTGAACGTAGACACTCCACATCTTCTGATGACCGTGAGTCGAGGTCTACAGCTGATGAAGAAGCAGAGGATTTGACAGCTGAACATCGCTCTGTGTCTCCTGATGGACGTGAGTCAAGGTCAACCGTTGGTGAGGAAGCAGAGGACCAGGAGCTCTCTTTGACAGCTGAGCGTAGACATTCCACATCTTCAGATGAACAGGAGTCGAGGTCTACTGCTGGTGAAGATGCAGAGGATGTGGAGCCCTCCTCGGCAGCTGAGCAGAGAGATTCCACCTCATCAGATGAGCAAGAGTCGAGGTCTACTGCCGGTGAAGAAGCTGAGGATGTGGAGCCTCTGACAGCTGAACACAGACGTTCCGCATCCCCTGATGGGGCTGAATCGAGGTCTACCACTGctgaagaagaaggagaggaTGCAGAGCCCTCCTTGACAGCTGAACAAAGAGAGTCCACATCGTCAGATGAGCATGAGTCGGAGTCTTCCAGTGGTGAAGAGGAGGGAGACGATGCGGAGCCCTCTTTGGCagatgaggaaaagcaggattCCATGCCTCTTGAGCAGTCGGAGGAACAGGACTCTTCCTTAGTCCCTGAAAGCAGACGTTCTGAGTCTTCCGAACGTGAAAAATCCAGATCCAAATCTGTCGATAAAGCATCTGACAAAGAGTCCCCGCAGAGATCCGTAAGCAGACACTCAAAGTCTCCTGCTCGCCAGAAGAGTCGATCCACATCCGTAGAAAAACCAGCGGACAAAGAGTCCGTGCGGAGGTACAGACGGAGATGCTCCAGGTCCTCGGCTCACCAGAGGAGCCAGTCGACATCTGTAGAGAAAACCGTAGACAAGGAGTCCTCACGCAGGTCCAGGCGGAGACGCTCCCGGTCCGCTGCTCGCCAGAGGAGCCAGTCCAAATCTGTGGAGAAAGCAGCAGACAAGGAGTCGTCGCGCCGGTCCAGAAGCCGACGCTCCAGGTCCTCCCAGCGCAGGTCCAAGAGATACGACACAGACTCGCGCTCCAGACGGAATCGCTCCAGGTCAGCAACGCGGAGAAGAGCGTCCAGATCTCGGTCCAGCTCGTTGTCACGTTCCAGGcacaggaggagaagcaggTCGAGGTCGGCATCACGAAGGCGGCGTTCCTTATCCAGAGACAGGCGCAAGAGGTCGCAGAGGAACAGGTCGAGGTCTACTGACAGAAGGAGGAGAAGATCCGACTCCAGAGACCGTAGGATATCGCTCCGATTGCGGAGCAGGAGCCGGACCCCTCTTCGCCAGAGGCGGTCGCGATCCAGGGGAAGGAGACGGAGCTCCAGCAGATCCCCGATCCGGCTGCGGCGCTCCCGGTCCTCGGGGAGGAGGCGCTACAGCAGATCCCCCGACCGCCGCAGGTCCAGGTCCTCGGACTTCTCCAGCAGATCACCCAAACGTCTTACAGACCTGG ACAAGGCCCAGCTACTTGAAATCGCCAAAGCCAACGCAGCGGCCATGTGCGCCAAGTCCGGCGTGCCCTTACCCCCGAGCCTGATGCCTCTGCTGTCCCAGAAGAAGGATGACAAAGCCAACCAGAAGTCCTCGAGGGACACCCTGAAGGAGCTCACTGAG aaatgcaagaAGATTGCTCAGAGCACTGATGATGTGATAGTGAACAAGCCTCACGTGTctgatgaagaggaggaagaacgTCCTTTCTACAACCATCCTTTTAAGCTGAGCGAACCCAAACCTATTTTCTTCAACTTAAGT acTCCCAGCATAAAGCCAGCACCACCaccccaaccaaaaaaccaggTGATCCTGTCCAAGGAATTCCCTGTTTCCTCTGGGTCTCAGCATAGGAAGAAGGAGGCAGACAGCGTGTACGGAGAGTGGGTTCCCGTGGACAAAAACGGCAAAGACGACGGCAAGGACGATGTTTTCCCCAAGCCGGCCATTGAG TGCGTGGACATAACCACAGCCATGAACGACAGAGCCATGGCCCAGAAAAGGCTCAATGAGAACTCCTTTGACCTGGAGGCCATGTGCATGTTGAACCGGGCACAGGAGCAG ATCGACGCCTGGGCTCAGTCCAACTCCATCCCCGGGCAGTTCACGGGCAGCACCGGAGCACAGATCCTGTCCTCGGACGAGCTCACCAACAGCGGGCCCCAGGCGTGGATTCGAAAG GATCAGTTCTTAAGAGCAGCCCCTGTAACTGGAGGAATGGGAGCTCAGCTGATGAGGAAAATGGgctggagagaaggagaagggctTGGGAAGAACAAGGAAGGCAGCGTCGAGCCCATCATGGTGGATTTTAAGACAGATCGAAAAG GGCTCGTTGCTGTGGGAGAGAAGGCCCAGAAGAGGTCCGGCCATTACGTGGTGATGAAGGATCTTTCAG GGAAGCACCCGGTGTCTGCGCTGATGGAGATCTGCAACAAGAGGAGGTGGACGCCCCCCGAGTTCGTGCTGGTGGACGACAGTGGGCCTGATCACCGCAAACATTTCATCTTCAAG GTGAGAGTCAATGGCAACGAGTACAGGCCCACCTTTGCCAGCCTTAACAAGAAGCACGCGAAAGCCACGGCGGCCACGGCGGCGCTGCAGGCCATGGGACTCGTACCAAAGGAAAGCATGGTCAATACCACCATGTTCAGGAGTGCCTCACACCGCTAA